A stretch of DNA from Trueperaceae bacterium:
CATCACGGTGATCGGGCCGCTCTTCGCCTCGCTCGTCACGGGTTCCATGGTGGTGGAGCAGATCTTCGCGATCCCAGGGCTCGGCCGCTACTTCGTCGATTCGGTCGCGTCCCGCGACTACCCGGTCATCATGGGCACCACGCTTCTCTACGCCCTGGTGCTCGTCGTCTCGAACCTGGTGGTTGACCTCTCCTACTACCTCATCGACCCCCGCATGCGCCTGGAGGACGCCGGCTGATGGTGGGCGTCACCCAGACGGAGTCGCGCAAGCGCAGCGACGCGCCCGCGGCTCGAGCACTGCGAAGCCTGCGCAGGAACGTGCCCGCCATGCTCAGCATCGGGGTGCTCGTCATCCTCGTGTTCGTGGCGGTCTTCGCTCCTCAGGTCGCGCCACACGACTACGCAGCCGGGGACCTGTCGGCCAACTTCGCCAGACCCGGGGCGCGGTTCCCACTCGGAGCGGACTTCCTCGGGCGCGACATGCTCTCGCGCCTGATCTACGGCACGCGCATCTCGCTCGCCGTCGCTTTCCTCGGCGCGTTCTTCGCGTTCACCGTTGGGCTCGTGTACGGCGTCATAGCGGGTTACTTCGGCGGCCGGCTCGACGACGTGTTGATGCGGATCGTCGACGTGCTCTACGCGTTCCCCGGGCTGCTCTTCATCATCCTCCTGATGGTGGCCTTCAAGACCGGCTTCGGCGGAGGGATCGCCAGCAACCCTGTCATGTCCGCCATCAGCCGCTTCGACGCGAGCCTGGGCGGCATGTTCCTCATCATCGTGGGCATCAGCCTCACGTCCTGGGTCGGCATGGCGCGCCTCACCCGCGGCATGGCCCTGGCACTGCGGCACTCGGAGTTCATCACCGCCGCGAAAGCGCTGGGAGCGTCCAACCGCCGCATCATCTTCAAGCACCTGGTGCCGGCCATCGCCGGACCGCTCATCGTGCAGGTGACGCTCTCCATCCCAGCCTTCATCGGCACGGAGGCGTTCCTCAGCTTCATCGGCATCGGGGTAACGCCCCCCACGCCCTCCTGGGGAACGATGATCGCAGAGGGGTTCTCCTCCATGCGTAGCCACCCACACCTGGCGATCTACCCCGGGCTCGCCCTCGCGATCGTCATGTTGGCCTTCAACTTCTTAGGCGACGGGCTGCGCGACGCCCTGGACCCCCACTCACGCTGAGTTCGTATCGCGCCGGCCCTTACGGGCGCGAGGAAGGCGAGAACGGAATGATCGAGCGATGACACGGCCTACCGACCTCGGGTTGCTGGAGCGACTCGTGAACACGCCCGGGGTATCCGGCTTCGAACACGCAGCGCAGGAGATCGTCTACGCGGAGCTGGAGGCGCACGCCGACGAGATCTGGCGCGACCGCATGGGCAACGTGATAGCCCTGAAGCGAGCCGTAGCAAGTGGAGGCGTACCGCCTCGCCGCCTCATGTACGCGGCGCACGTCGACGAGATCGGCATGCTCGTCAGGCACGTCGACGCGGACGGCTTCATCCGCTTCCAGGCCGTCGGCGGCCTCGACCCACGGACCCTGATCAGCGAGCGGGTCGTGGTGCACGGGACCAAGAACGGCAGGCACGAGCTCAAGGGCGTCATAGCCCCCCAAGCCGGCTGGCTCGGAACCGCGCAGGACCGGGAGCGCGTCTTCCCCATGAAGGAGCTGTACATCGATCTCGGTCGCGCGGCCGCCGACGTTCACGAGCGGGTCCACATGGGCGACGTGATCACCCTCGCGGCGGAGTTCGACCTCCTCAACGATGACGTGGTCGTAGGGCGCAACTTCGACGA
This window harbors:
- a CDS encoding ABC transporter permease, with amino-acid sequence MVGVTQTESRKRSDAPAARALRSLRRNVPAMLSIGVLVILVFVAVFAPQVAPHDYAAGDLSANFARPGARFPLGADFLGRDMLSRLIYGTRISLAVAFLGAFFAFTVGLVYGVIAGYFGGRLDDVLMRIVDVLYAFPGLLFIILLMVAFKTGFGGGIASNPVMSAISRFDASLGGMFLIIVGISLTSWVGMARLTRGMALALRHSEFITAAKALGASNRRIIFKHLVPAIAGPLIVQVTLSIPAFIGTEAFLSFIGIGVTPPTPSWGTMIAEGFSSMRSHPHLAIYPGLALAIVMLAFNFLGDGLRDALDPHSR